The following coding sequences lie in one Chloroflexaceae bacterium genomic window:
- a CDS encoding dodecin domain-containing protein, with translation MSAESVYKVIEIVGTSLESWEKAAAVAMTTAAKTLRDIRVAEVVAQDIHLDGETLVYRTKIKLSFKYHEDE, from the coding sequence ATGAGTGCTGAGAGCGTCTACAAGGTGATAGAGATCGTCGGCACGAGCCTCGAGTCGTGGGAGAAGGCCGCGGCGGTTGCGATGACGACGGCGGCCAAAACCTTGCGCGACATCCGCGTCGCCGAGGTGGTGGCGCAGGATATCCATCTCGATGGAGAGACGCTGGTCTACCGCACAAAGATCAAACTCTCCTTCAAGTATCACGAGGATGAGTAG
- the argS gene encoding arginine--tRNA ligase, whose amino-acid sequence MDYALERFTREVREAIEATGRAPAETIELATPKPNIPADLALPTFRAAKALGVPAPQLAAELAAAIRPGPESLIGAVEAVGPFLNFSLHPQRLAAAVVSEIQARGAAYGHHQAGAGRRVVVDYSAPNIARRMHVGHIRSTIIGQSLVHILRALGYEVIGDNHLGDWGTQFGTVIASIKRYGRPQAEGEAAMEQLELLYARYNNEMKAQEQERERAVVEGRPLPVFDPDLEAEARRWSLALERGDPEARAIWQWCVDLTLAAAQRNYDRLGVVFDHAYGESFYEPMLAGVIDEALRSGAAFRDADGSVVAELDNLPRFIIQRSDGGTVYMTRDIATVKFRLETFDPVKIIYVVDGRQELHFRQLFAIVRAMGYARDVELVHVPFGIVTTPDGQPLSTRKGNMVYLESLLDEAVARARAVVEQKNPDLPETEKAAVAEAVGVGAVIYNDLYQDPRRNISLDWERMLSTEGNSATYLQYSHARCCSILRRAAEDGGTGPEDADPTLLTHPAETRLIKHLARLPEAVIEAGARYAPFVIAEWCYATAREFGVFFEQCPVLKADTPGLRAARLALVAATAQALRNGLALLGVAAPERM is encoded by the coding sequence ATGGACTACGCGCTTGAACGTTTTACCCGCGAGGTGCGGGAGGCGATTGAAGCAACGGGTCGGGCGCCCGCGGAGACCATCGAACTGGCCACGCCCAAACCGAATATTCCTGCCGATCTGGCCCTGCCAACCTTTCGCGCGGCAAAGGCCCTGGGCGTACCGGCGCCGCAACTCGCCGCCGAACTGGCCGCCGCGATCCGCCCCGGCCCCGAATCGCTGATTGGCGCGGTCGAGGCGGTGGGGCCCTTCCTGAACTTCAGCCTGCATCCGCAACGCCTGGCTGCGGCGGTGGTGAGCGAGATCCAGGCTCGCGGCGCAGCCTACGGCCATCACCAGGCGGGAGCCGGGCGCCGGGTAGTGGTGGATTACTCGGCGCCGAACATCGCGCGGCGCATGCACGTGGGCCACATTCGCTCGACCATTATCGGCCAGAGCCTGGTGCACATCCTGCGCGCCCTGGGCTATGAGGTGATCGGCGACAATCACCTGGGAGACTGGGGCACGCAGTTCGGCACGGTGATCGCCTCGATTAAACGCTACGGACGCCCCCAGGCCGAGGGCGAGGCGGCGATGGAACAACTGGAACTGCTCTACGCCCGCTACAACAACGAGATGAAGGCCCAGGAGCAGGAGCGCGAACGGGCCGTGGTCGAGGGCCGCCCGTTGCCAGTCTTTGACCCCGACCTGGAGGCCGAGGCGCGGCGCTGGTCGCTGGCCCTGGAGCGGGGCGATCCCGAAGCGCGCGCGATCTGGCAGTGGTGCGTGGATCTGACTCTCGCCGCCGCACAGCGGAACTACGACCGGCTTGGCGTGGTCTTCGACCACGCCTATGGCGAGAGCTTCTACGAGCCGATGCTGGCCGGCGTGATTGACGAGGCCCTGCGCTCCGGGGCCGCCTTCCGCGATGCCGATGGTTCGGTAGTGGCCGAGCTGGACAACCTGCCCCGCTTTATCATCCAGCGCAGCGACGGCGGCACCGTCTATATGACCCGCGATATCGCGACGGTGAAGTTCCGGCTGGAAACGTTCGACCCGGTGAAGATCATCTACGTGGTAGACGGGCGCCAGGAACTACACTTCCGGCAACTCTTCGCCATCGTGCGCGCCATGGGCTACGCCCGCGACGTCGAACTGGTGCACGTGCCCTTCGGCATTGTCACCACCCCTGACGGGCAGCCGCTCTCCACCCGCAAGGGCAACATGGTCTATCTGGAAAGCCTGCTCGACGAAGCCGTAGCGCGGGCGCGGGCCGTGGTGGAGCAGAAGAACCCTGACCTGCCAGAGACCGAGAAGGCTGCGGTGGCCGAGGCGGTCGGCGTGGGCGCGGTGATCTACAACGACCTCTACCAGGACCCGCGGCGGAACATCAGTCTGGACTGGGAGCGCATGCTCTCGACTGAGGGCAACAGCGCCACCTACCTGCAATACTCGCATGCCCGCTGCTGCTCGATCCTCCGCCGAGCGGCCGAAGACGGCGGCACGGGACCGGAGGACGCCGATCCAACCCTGCTGACCCATCCGGCGGAGACGCGGCTGATCAAGCATCTTGCACGCCTGCCCGAGGCGGTGATCGAGGCCGGAGCGCGTTACGCGCCCTTCGTGATCGCCGAATGGTGCTATGCCACGGCCCGCGAGTTCGGCGTCTTCTTCGAGCAGTGCCCGGTGCTCAAGGCCGACACGCCTGGTCTGCGAGCGGCCCGGCTGGCCCTGGTCGCGGCGACGGCCCAGGCGCTCAGGAATGGGCTGGCGCTGCTGGGCGTCGCCGCACCTGAACGGATGTGA
- the glk gene encoding glucokinase, with protein sequence MFLAGDIGGTKTALVLVSRETGPRHFLATATFPSSKYQNLETIVSEFLADHPATLEGACFGVAGPVLDQRAEITNMPWVIDGRALSAHLGGVPVKLINDLVAFAQSVPYLQPEHLATLNPGIPDPQGTIAVIAPGTGLGEAYLTWEYDHYRARPSEGGHASFAPTTPLEVELLSYMLEHHNHVSYERLCSGLGIPNLYAFFRDRVFRRETAEIAAALAVASDPTPVIVDGALDPATPCPLCTATLDCFLGILGSEMGNLALKVFATGGVYLGGGIPPRILTQLRTARLLNAMRNKGRFRSLMERTPVHVILDPRAALVGAAAYGLID encoded by the coding sequence ATGTTTCTTGCAGGCGACATCGGCGGCACCAAGACCGCCCTGGTGCTCGTTTCGCGCGAAACGGGGCCGCGACATTTTCTGGCTACAGCAACGTTCCCAAGCAGTAAGTACCAGAATCTGGAGACGATCGTCAGCGAGTTTCTCGCGGACCATCCCGCCACTCTCGAGGGCGCCTGCTTCGGCGTGGCCGGACCGGTGCTCGATCAGCGCGCCGAGATCACCAATATGCCCTGGGTGATTGATGGGCGCGCGTTGAGCGCCCATCTCGGCGGCGTGCCGGTGAAGTTGATCAATGACCTCGTGGCCTTCGCCCAGTCCGTGCCCTACCTCCAGCCCGAACATCTGGCGACCCTGAACCCCGGCATCCCGGACCCCCAGGGCACCATTGCCGTCATCGCCCCCGGCACGGGCCTGGGGGAGGCGTACCTTACCTGGGAGTACGACCATTACCGCGCGCGCCCTTCCGAGGGTGGCCACGCCAGCTTCGCCCCTACCACGCCGCTCGAAGTCGAACTGCTCTCGTATATGCTCGAACACCATAACCATGTGAGCTACGAACGGCTGTGTTCCGGTCTGGGCATCCCCAACCTCTACGCCTTCTTTCGCGACCGCGTCTTCCGGCGCGAGACGGCGGAGATCGCCGCCGCGCTGGCGGTGGCCAGCGATCCTACCCCGGTGATCGTTGACGGAGCGCTCGACCCCGCCACCCCCTGCCCACTCTGCACGGCTACGCTCGACTGTTTCCTGGGCATCCTGGGTTCCGAAATGGGCAATCTGGCGCTCAAGGTCTTTGCCACAGGCGGAGTGTATCTGGGGGGCGGAATCCCGCCGCGCATCCTCACCCAGTTGCGCACCGCGCGCCTGCTCAACGCTATGCGGAACAAGGGTCGCTTCCGCAGCCTGATGGAGCGCACGCCAGTACACGTTATCCTTGACCCTCGAGCGGCGCTGGTCGGCGCGGCGGCCTACGGGTTGATTGATTAG
- a CDS encoding transglycosylase SLT domain-containing protein translates to MSRSTTILLSALLALSLGACEVVTAPFPDAPVSPASGTGAPEALPPAPVLLQRAMAARAIGDDAAAGADLSALLQRYPTVPEALAARYYLAESFARRGRWTSAAEMWRAFLTAAPAEHPLRPPALFWLARAHESAGDHAAAIAAYQEYRALDTSIAPYAALRQAAQEQALARHAEAAASYLIAARSAIPRGERAGAFEKAIVQLMAAGRPDEALALYPELLDLARQPAYRARVLTEAIALADSQGQTEQARRWRLEIVSSAPETPEAAIAMDQLLAAGAAEVRAAQAGRIYMAAGRWSDAVAQFERAIATEGDLATSIELRRLRGLALRAAGDMPGALAALAEAVALDPYSEPGRQARLDQVQTTGQAGNVEGAIQGYLEYAAAYPDDPRAPVALDRVVQLRERLGDAEGALQARLDLGRRYPGSAEGRVALHRAGLALYEAGRVEEARAAWQTLADHNDGGWRARGAFWAARTARDQGDAAAAEALFAAAIAAAPHSYEGVRAAEELGRQPAGALPIGAPIAAEAWSELEAWATTWAGAPAPPSGDERATRAAHLEQVGLQTEAMNEWREGLDEARGQPWALLRLARAAYEGGATYPALLAAEELAALAPAPDQAPPALRRLIFPTPYADLVNREATANGLDPRLLYALLRQESLFNPGATSWVGARGLAQVMPETGQGIAQSLGISDFTLDDLYRPVVSVRFGSYYLARRLADMEGSVQGALAAYNGGLGNAQRWAGGSRVADPDRFTEQIDFAETRGYVRAVYGFWGAYQELYAPPVRATKPVSKALW, encoded by the coding sequence ATGAGTCGAAGTACCACGATTCTGCTCAGCGCACTGCTCGCCCTGAGCCTCGGCGCCTGTGAGGTGGTGACCGCCCCCTTCCCTGACGCGCCCGTTTCCCCGGCGTCTGGCACGGGCGCCCCCGAAGCCCTGCCCCCCGCGCCGGTGCTGCTACAGCGGGCGATGGCCGCGCGGGCCATCGGCGATGACGCGGCAGCCGGCGCCGATCTGAGCGCCCTGCTCCAGCGCTACCCCACCGTACCCGAAGCTCTGGCGGCGCGCTACTACCTGGCCGAGAGCTTCGCCCGCCGCGGCCGCTGGACCTCGGCGGCCGAGATGTGGCGCGCGTTTCTGACGGCGGCGCCGGCGGAGCATCCCCTGCGCCCGCCCGCCCTCTTCTGGCTGGCCCGCGCCCACGAGTCGGCTGGCGACCACGCCGCGGCGATCGCCGCCTATCAGGAGTACCGCGCCCTGGACACGTCTATTGCGCCCTACGCCGCCCTGCGCCAGGCGGCCCAGGAGCAGGCGCTGGCGCGGCACGCCGAGGCCGCCGCGAGCTATCTGATCGCCGCGCGCAGCGCCATCCCCAGAGGTGAGCGGGCGGGGGCCTTTGAAAAGGCCATCGTCCAGCTCATGGCCGCCGGCCGCCCTGATGAGGCGCTGGCTCTCTATCCCGAACTGCTCGACCTGGCCCGCCAGCCGGCCTACCGCGCCCGCGTGCTGACCGAGGCCATCGCCCTGGCCGACTCTCAGGGCCAGACGGAGCAGGCGCGCCGCTGGCGGCTGGAGATTGTGAGCAGCGCGCCAGAAACGCCGGAGGCCGCCATTGCGATGGATCAGTTGCTCGCCGCCGGCGCCGCCGAGGTCAGAGCCGCCCAGGCCGGGCGGATCTATATGGCCGCCGGGCGCTGGAGCGACGCGGTTGCGCAGTTCGAGCGGGCGATCGCCACCGAAGGCGATCTCGCCACGTCAATCGAACTGCGCCGGTTGCGCGGGCTGGCCCTGCGCGCCGCGGGCGACATGCCCGGCGCGCTGGCGGCCCTGGCCGAAGCCGTGGCTCTCGACCCCTACAGCGAGCCGGGGCGCCAGGCCCGGCTCGACCAGGTGCAAACCACCGGCCAGGCTGGCAATGTTGAGGGGGCCATCCAGGGCTACCTGGAGTATGCCGCGGCCTATCCCGACGACCCCCGCGCTCCCGTGGCGCTGGATCGGGTGGTGCAATTGCGTGAGCGCCTGGGCGACGCCGAAGGCGCGTTGCAGGCGCGTCTCGACCTGGGGCGGCGCTATCCCGGCAGCGCCGAGGGGCGCGTGGCCCTGCACCGGGCCGGCCTGGCCCTGTACGAAGCCGGGCGCGTTGAGGAGGCCCGCGCCGCATGGCAAACGCTGGCCGACCATAACGACGGAGGGTGGCGAGCGCGCGGGGCCTTCTGGGCCGCCCGCACCGCTCGCGACCAGGGCGACGCCGCGGCTGCCGAGGCGCTCTTTGCTGCTGCGATTGCCGCCGCTCCCCACAGCTATGAGGGCGTTCGCGCGGCGGAGGAACTGGGCAGGCAGCCCGCGGGCGCCCTGCCCATCGGAGCGCCGATTGCCGCGGAAGCGTGGAGCGAACTGGAAGCCTGGGCAACCACCTGGGCCGGCGCGCCGGCGCCGCCTTCCGGCGACGAACGGGCGACGCGCGCCGCGCACCTCGAACAGGTAGGCTTGCAGACCGAGGCGATGAACGAGTGGCGCGAGGGTCTCGACGAGGCCCGCGGCCAACCCTGGGCGCTGCTGCGCCTGGCGCGGGCCGCCTATGAGGGCGGCGCGACCTACCCCGCGCTGCTGGCCGCCGAAGAACTGGCCGCGCTGGCGCCTGCGCCGGATCAGGCGCCGCCGGCCCTGCGCCGCCTGATCTTCCCTACCCCCTATGCCGACCTGGTCAACCGGGAAGCGACGGCCAACGGCCTCGACCCGCGCCTGCTCTACGCCCTGTTGCGCCAGGAGAGCCTCTTCAATCCCGGCGCCACCTCCTGGGTTGGAGCGCGCGGTCTGGCCCAGGTCATGCCCGAAACCGGCCAGGGCATCGCCCAGAGTCTGGGGATCAGCGATTTCACTCTCGACGACCTCTACCGGCCGGTGGTGAGCGTGCGCTTCGGCAGCTACTATCTGGCCCGGCGCCTGGCCGACATGGAGGGGAGCGTGCAGGGTGCGCTGGCGGCCTACAACGGCGGTCTGGGGAACGCGCAACGCTGGGCCGGCGGGAGTCGCGTGGCCGACCCGGATCGCTTCACCGAGCAGATTGATTTTGCCGAGACGCGAGGCTACGTGCGGGCCGTCTACGGCTTCTGGGGGGCCTACCAGGAGCTGTACGCGCCCCCTGTTCGGGCGACGAAGCCGGTGAGCAAGGCGCTCTGGTAA
- a CDS encoding GNAT family N-acetyltransferase: MITCRQRDYQGAEELDAVLDLWCAARAVDQGDPWPPLDALHAELAARQAGACDTRVWEDAHGQPVGAALLLDACILIACARPGAETEALATEMLAWGLQSVARITHGRGEHPCLFVPARSDDRRFIALLERAGFEADPWRTLRMRRSLRDPIAEPQVPPGIVIRPVAGMRDIAAIVALHDVVFAGCDKDLDDRAALMRAPGYQPALDLVAVGPTGALAGYVLGVVALLERERLGQASGWIEFVGVERSQRRLGVGRALVLRLLHAMRGAGLDAALLSTGAANLAACRLFAACGFAVWHEIRWYVREAGPDEGRPARVEQPSGLLEKCAP; encoded by the coding sequence ATGATTACCTGCCGCCAGCGCGATTATCAGGGCGCAGAAGAACTCGATGCCGTGCTCGACCTGTGGTGCGCTGCCAGAGCAGTGGATCAGGGCGATCCCTGGCCGCCGCTTGACGCGTTACACGCCGAACTCGCCGCGCGCCAGGCGGGAGCCTGCGACACCCGGGTGTGGGAAGATGCCCACGGCCAGCCGGTAGGCGCTGCGCTGCTGCTTGACGCCTGCATCCTGATAGCCTGCGCCAGACCCGGCGCCGAGACCGAAGCCCTGGCGACCGAAATGCTCGCCTGGGGGCTCCAGAGCGTCGCCCGAATTACCCACGGTCGCGGTGAACATCCCTGCCTGTTCGTACCTGCCCGCAGCGATGATCGGCGGTTCATCGCGCTGCTGGAACGCGCCGGTTTTGAGGCCGATCCCTGGCGTACCCTGCGGATGCGGCGCTCGTTGCGCGACCCGATCGCCGAGCCGCAGGTCCCGCCGGGTATCGTGATCCGGCCCGTTGCCGGTATGCGCGACATCGCGGCGATCGTCGCGCTCCACGACGTTGTGTTCGCAGGTTGTGACAAGGATCTCGACGATCGCGCGGCGCTGATGCGCGCGCCAGGGTACCAGCCTGCGCTGGACCTGGTTGCCGTAGGGCCGACAGGCGCTCTGGCCGGCTATGTCCTGGGCGTCGTTGCGTTACTGGAGCGCGAGCGCCTGGGACAGGCGTCAGGCTGGATCGAGTTCGTTGGGGTAGAACGTTCGCAGCGCAGGCTGGGCGTGGGGCGCGCGCTCGTGCTGCGCCTGTTACATGCCATGCGCGGCGCCGGTCTCGATGCGGCCCTGCTCAGCACTGGCGCGGCCAATCTGGCTGCCTGCCGGCTCTTCGCCGCCTGCGGATTCGCCGTCTGGCACGAGATCCGCTGGTATGTGCGTGAAGCTGGCCCTGATGAGGGGCGACCGGCTCGTGTAGAGCAACCCTCCGGGTTGCTAGAAAAGTGTGCCCCATAA
- a CDS encoding phosphoribosyltransferase, with protein MAGFQRLHSWILGQGRRFHDRAAAGRALAERLTVYAGRPDTIVLALPRGGVPVAYEIAMALDAPLDLMLVRKLGVPGEEELAMGAIAEGGVRVLNTDVVHGLRIDPDTIAWVAAREGQELDRRGRLYRGERPAPDLRGKTVILVDDGLATGATMRAAIVAARAQEPARIVVAAPVAARETVALLQPMVDEVVVVQTPEPLAAIGLWYEEFSQVSDDEVRALLQRAAERQRTV; from the coding sequence ATGGCAGGGTTCCAACGCTTGCATTCCTGGATCCTGGGCCAGGGCCGCCGGTTTCATGATCGCGCGGCTGCCGGTCGGGCCCTGGCCGAGCGGCTTACCGTCTATGCTGGTCGCCCCGACACAATCGTACTGGCCCTGCCCCGCGGCGGCGTTCCCGTAGCTTACGAGATCGCGATGGCCCTCGATGCCCCGCTGGACCTCATGCTCGTGCGGAAACTCGGGGTTCCCGGCGAGGAAGAACTGGCCATGGGGGCCATCGCGGAGGGCGGGGTGCGCGTGCTCAATACCGACGTCGTGCACGGTCTGCGCATTGACCCTGATACGATCGCCTGGGTGGCCGCTCGCGAAGGGCAGGAATTAGACCGCCGGGGGCGTCTGTACCGTGGAGAGCGCCCGGCGCCCGATCTCCGCGGCAAGACGGTCATTCTGGTGGACGATGGACTGGCGACCGGCGCGACGATGCGCGCTGCCATCGTTGCCGCTCGCGCCCAGGAACCGGCGCGTATCGTGGTTGCCGCGCCGGTCGCGGCGCGGGAAACGGTGGCCTTGCTCCAGCCAATGGTGGATGAGGTGGTCGTCGTGCAAACCCCGGAGCCGCTCGCCGCGATTGGCCTGTGGTATGAAGAGTTCTCCCAGGTGAGCGACGACGAGGTGCGAGCTTTGCTGCAACGCGCCGCGGAGCGGCAGCGAACGGTCTGA
- a CDS encoding HAD-IIA family hydrolase codes for MLAFTTIKAVLFDMDGVLYRGNQPLAGARELLAFLDEQGLGYACITNNASMTPAQYEAKLARMGLNVPAGRIITSAIATGRALRAMYPRGTRVYIVGMDGLREALLHDGHFVEDARTADLVVQGADFALTYHTLRTATLLIRAGARFVATNPDRTFPSEEGLIPGAGAITAALVAATDTQPLVIGKPAPTMFQVAAETLGAPPTAVLVVGDRLDTDIAGAAAAGMPAALILTGVSSRAEAEASPVRPAAIYADLGALLEEWRAKVADR; via the coding sequence ATGCTTGCTTTCACTACTATCAAGGCCGTCCTGTTCGACATGGACGGGGTGCTGTACCGGGGCAATCAGCCTCTGGCAGGGGCGCGGGAGTTGCTGGCCTTCCTGGACGAACAGGGCCTCGGCTATGCCTGCATTACCAACAACGCCTCGATGACCCCGGCGCAGTACGAGGCCAAGCTGGCGCGAATGGGTTTGAATGTGCCTGCCGGGCGGATCATCACCTCGGCCATTGCCACGGGGCGCGCGCTGCGGGCGATGTACCCGCGCGGCACGCGGGTCTATATCGTCGGCATGGATGGCCTGCGCGAGGCGCTGTTGCACGATGGGCACTTCGTCGAGGATGCGCGCACGGCGGACCTGGTGGTGCAGGGGGCCGATTTCGCCCTCACCTACCACACGCTGCGCACGGCGACGCTGCTGATCCGCGCCGGGGCGCGCTTCGTCGCCACCAACCCCGACCGCACCTTCCCCTCCGAAGAGGGCCTGATCCCCGGCGCCGGGGCAATCACCGCCGCCCTGGTGGCCGCCACCGATACGCAGCCGCTGGTGATCGGCAAGCCGGCACCGACGATGTTCCAGGTGGCCGCCGAGACCCTCGGCGCGCCCCCCACAGCGGTGCTGGTCGTTGGCGACCGCCTGGATACCGACATCGCCGGGGCCGCCGCGGCGGGCATGCCCGCCGCCCTGATACTGACCGGCGTCAGTTCGCGCGCCGAGGCCGAAGCCAGCCCCGTGCGCCCGGCAGCGATCTACGCCGACCTGGGCGCGCTGCTCGAAGAGTGGCGGGCGAAGGTTGCGGATCGATAG
- a CDS encoding NUDIX hydrolase encodes MEPETSQHAYDPTRYERPAVTVDVVIFTLINQELHVLLVQRRHWPFEGFWAIPGGFINMDESLEAAARRELEEETGVRDVYLEQLYTFGDPGRDPRMRVISVAYIALVRADAQKISVSDESTDVRWWPVRALPERLAFDHEQILAYAISRLRSKLEYTTLAFQLLPELFSILELKHIYEQILGEKLDKGNFYRKIKESNLLEETNIVREGRGRPTRLWRFRRDRTTDKQFVFRWREDRIDRNP; translated from the coding sequence ATGGAACCCGAAACGAGCCAGCACGCATACGATCCGACGCGCTACGAACGGCCCGCAGTGACCGTTGACGTGGTTATTTTCACGCTGATCAACCAGGAACTGCACGTCTTGCTGGTGCAGCGGCGCCACTGGCCCTTCGAGGGGTTCTGGGCCATTCCGGGCGGGTTCATCAATATGGATGAATCGCTGGAGGCGGCGGCGCGCCGCGAACTCGAAGAGGAGACCGGCGTGCGCGATGTGTATCTGGAGCAGTTGTACACTTTCGGCGATCCAGGACGCGACCCGCGGATGCGGGTGATCAGTGTGGCCTACATTGCTCTCGTGCGCGCCGACGCGCAGAAGATTTCGGTCAGCGATGAGAGCACCGACGTGCGCTGGTGGCCGGTGCGCGCCCTGCCCGAACGGCTGGCCTTTGACCATGAGCAGATCCTTGCCTATGCCATCTCGCGCCTGCGCTCCAAGCTGGAATATACCACCCTGGCCTTCCAGTTGCTGCCGGAGCTGTTTTCCATCCTGGAGTTGAAGCACATCTACGAGCAGATCCTCGGCGAAAAGCTCGACAAGGGCAATTTCTACCGTAAAATCAAGGAGTCGAACCTGCTGGAGGAGACCAACATCGTTCGCGAGGGGCGTGGCCGTCCTACCCGCCTCTGGCGCTTCCGCCGCGACCGGACGACCGATAAGCAGTTCGTGTTTCGCTGGCGCGAGGATCGGATCGATCGCAATCCATGA
- the rpe gene encoding ribulose-phosphate 3-epimerase, which yields MILAPSILTADFLRLGAEVEAALAAGVRWLHLDVMDGRFVPNISFGPLVAHALRPLAARYDAVLDAHLMIVEPERYLEEFVAAGCERITVHVEASTHLHRTVQTIRSLGARPGVALNPATPLGVLEEILPEVDLVLVMTVNPGFGGQTFIPGGLDKVARLRQILRARRLEQIDIQVDGGVNPETIGPLRDAGATVAVAGSAIFGPDRGIASAIGALRAALEERR from the coding sequence ATGATCCTTGCTCCTTCAATCCTTACCGCCGACTTTTTGCGCCTCGGCGCGGAGGTGGAAGCGGCCCTGGCTGCGGGCGTGCGCTGGCTGCACCTCGATGTGATGGACGGGCGCTTCGTGCCCAACATCAGCTTCGGGCCGCTGGTGGCGCATGCCCTCCGCCCCCTTGCGGCGCGCTATGACGCAGTCCTTGACGCCCATCTGATGATCGTGGAGCCGGAACGCTACCTTGAGGAGTTTGTCGCCGCCGGCTGCGAGCGGATCACCGTCCATGTCGAAGCCAGTACGCACCTGCACCGCACGGTGCAGACCATTCGCTCCCTCGGCGCGCGGCCCGGCGTGGCCCTTAACCCCGCCACTCCCCTTGGCGTGCTGGAAGAGATCCTGCCCGAGGTCGATCTCGTCCTGGTGATGACAGTAAACCCCGGCTTTGGCGGCCAGACGTTCATTCCCGGCGGCCTGGACAAGGTGGCCCGCTTGCGGCAGATCCTGCGCGCTCGCCGGCTGGAACAGATTGACATTCAGGTTGACGGCGGAGTCAACCCTGAGACCATCGGCCCGCTGCGCGATGCGGGCGCTACCGTGGCCGTGGCCGGCTCGGCGATCTTCGGGCCGGACCGCGGCATCGCCAGCGCGATCGGGGCGCTGCGGGCAGCGCTTGAGGAGCGGCGCTAG
- the rpiA gene encoding ribose-5-phosphate isomerase RpiA: MNSDPKEGLKRRAAERAVELIEPGMVVGLGVGSTAIHAVRRIAALLKMGELRDIVGVACADSVEREALALGIPLTTLDECGTVDLTIDGADEVDPQFNLIKGGGGALLREKMVAQASRREVIVVDSSKLSPALGSHHPLPLEVIAFGAMATARFVAGLGARVAFRRTSSGEFFRTDQGNYILDCAFGPIDDLECLASALERRAGIVEHGLFLDLVTDVIVASEDGVRHLQAGASPREAPCRHGF; this comes from the coding sequence ATGAACAGCGATCCAAAAGAAGGACTGAAGCGGCGAGCCGCCGAACGGGCGGTGGAACTGATCGAGCCGGGCATGGTGGTAGGTCTCGGGGTCGGCAGTACTGCTATTCATGCCGTGCGCCGCATCGCCGCGTTGCTTAAGATGGGCGAGTTGCGTGATATCGTGGGGGTAGCCTGCGCCGATAGCGTCGAACGGGAGGCGCTTGCCCTCGGAATTCCCCTGACGACCCTTGATGAGTGCGGAACGGTTGATTTAACGATTGACGGGGCCGATGAGGTCGATCCGCAGTTCAACCTGATCAAAGGCGGCGGCGGGGCGCTGCTCCGCGAGAAAATGGTCGCCCAGGCGTCGCGACGCGAGGTCATTGTGGTAGACTCAAGCAAGCTGTCACCGGCGCTGGGCAGCCACCATCCGCTGCCGCTGGAGGTGATCGCCTTTGGCGCTATGGCGACGGCGCGCTTCGTCGCCGGCCTGGGGGCCCGGGTGGCCTTCCGGCGGACGAGCAGCGGCGAATTTTTCCGCACCGATCAGGGCAATTACATCCTCGATTGCGCCTTTGGCCCGATTGACGACCTGGAGTGCCTGGCGTCCGCGCTGGAACGGCGAGCGGGGATTGTCGAACATGGTCTCTTTCTCGATCTGGTTACCGATGTGATCGTCGCCAGCGAAGATGGCGTCCGCCACCTGCAGGCCGGCGCCTCCCCTAGAGAAGCGCCGTGCAGGCACGGCTTTTAG